In Verrucomicrobiia bacterium, a single window of DNA contains:
- a CDS encoding PIN domain-containing protein, with amino-acid sequence MIVPDANLLLYAYDAASPFHPAAAAWWSDCLSGSEPVGLCPAVLFAFVRIGTSGRAFVDPMTVQEAAAHVEKWLDQPVTQLLDVEIEDIRSALGMLRGAGAGGNLTTDAQLASLALRHRAVVHTADSDFARFPEVRWHNPLFPEL; translated from the coding sequence ATGATCGTCCCCGATGCGAACCTTCTTCTGTATGCCTACGACGCCGCCAGCCCGTTTCACCCGGCGGCGGCGGCATGGTGGTCTGACTGTCTTTCCGGCAGCGAACCGGTCGGCCTGTGTCCGGCGGTCCTCTTCGCCTTCGTTCGGATTGGGACCAGCGGGCGGGCTTTTGTGGATCCGATGACCGTCCAGGAAGCCGCCGCGCATGTCGAAAAATGGCTCGATCAGCCTGTGACCCAGCTTCTCGACGTCGAGATTGAAGACATCCGCAGCGCACTTGGCATGCTTCGCGGCGCCGGGGCGGGAGGAAATCTCACGACCGATGCGCAGTTGGCTTCATTGGCCCTTCGCCATCGGGCGGTCGTTCATACTGCGGACAGCGATTTTGCCCGGTTCCCGGAGGTCCGCTGGCACAACCCGCTCTTTCCGGAACTCTGA
- a CDS encoding aldo/keto reductase yields the protein MITRPLGRTGLHLPILGFGASSLGQEFRRITVEDALRSVRVALECGLTFIDTSPFYGRGMSEVLLGLALRDVSRDQYVLCTKLGRYDLAHFDFSARRVAESIDVSLHRLGTDHLDIVLCHDIEFVPMQQIVDETLPALERARAQGKVRFLGISGYPQKIFRFIADQAPLDCVLSYNQYTLQNTRFADETLPYLRDKGIGALNAGPFSARLLTHAPLPPWLKEPEEVKAAARQAADHCARRGVDIARLALQFSLAHPDIASTIAGSANPENIRQWARWAAEPLDTALLDEVREIFRPVRNIGHLEGLPENN from the coding sequence ATGATCACCCGTCCCCTCGGCCGCACCGGCCTCCACCTGCCGATCCTCGGCTTCGGCGCCTCCTCCCTCGGCCAGGAGTTCCGCCGGATCACCGTCGAAGACGCCCTCCGCAGCGTCCGCGTCGCGCTCGAATGCGGCCTCACCTTCATCGACACCTCCCCCTTCTACGGTCGCGGCATGAGCGAAGTCCTCCTCGGCCTCGCCCTCCGCGATGTCTCCCGCGATCAGTACGTCCTCTGCACCAAACTCGGCCGCTACGACCTCGCCCACTTCGACTTCAGCGCCCGTCGCGTCGCCGAAAGCATCGACGTCAGCCTCCACCGCCTCGGCACCGATCACCTCGATATCGTCCTCTGCCACGACATCGAATTCGTCCCCATGCAGCAGATCGTGGACGAAACCCTCCCCGCCCTCGAACGCGCCCGCGCCCAGGGCAAGGTCCGTTTCCTCGGCATCAGCGGCTATCCGCAGAAGATCTTCCGCTTCATCGCCGACCAGGCGCCCCTCGACTGCGTCCTCAGCTACAACCAGTACACCCTCCAGAACACCCGGTTCGCCGACGAAACCCTTCCCTACCTCCGCGACAAGGGCATCGGCGCCCTCAACGCCGGACCCTTCAGCGCCCGGCTCCTCACTCACGCTCCACTGCCCCCCTGGCTCAAGGAACCCGAGGAGGTCAAGGCCGCCGCCCGCCAGGCCGCCGATCACTGCGCCCGCCGCGGTGTCGATATCGCCAGGCTCGCCCTCCAGTTCAGCCTCGCCCACCCCGACATCGCCTCCACCATCGCCGGCAGCGCCAACCCCGAAAACATCCGCCAATGGGCCCGCTGGGCCGCCGAACCCCTCGACACCGCCCTCCTCGACGAAGTCCGCGAAATCTTCCGCCCCGTCCGCAACATCGGCCACCTCGAGGGCCTCCCCGAAAACAACTGA
- a CDS encoding sugar porter family MFS transporter, translated as MTEAGRTTGGTGVLVWVTLVAATGGFLFGYDTAVINGANQYLRAHFDLSPAQEGFAGASAIIGCIPGAMAAGFLSDRFGRRKVVFLCAILFALSALLSAVPRTFAEFLAARFLGGLGLGACSMVCPVYVSELAPARKRGALGALFQLGIVTGIFLTLFINAWIQGWGDDSWNRTAGWRWMFGAELFPALLLLGLILRAPESPRWLLQAGRDEEARGVLQAVGGREHAEREIVAVREVLATGEGRFGELFSPRFRVPLILAVALMAFSQFSGINAIMYYSTRIFTAAGIGVRDAFQASVLVGTINLLFTFVAIALVDRAGRRPLLLIGLAVQVIALTTVGVLFASGSGTVLLLPAILAFIAAFAMALGPIPWIVCSEVFPTRIRGRAMAVATFTIWTACFAVAQTFPMLNDHPAVGPARTFWIYAGCSLAALLFVWRRLPETRGRTLEDIERSW; from the coding sequence ATGACTGAAGCCGGCCGAACGACCGGGGGCACAGGGGTGCTGGTGTGGGTCACGCTGGTGGCGGCCACCGGCGGGTTTCTCTTCGGCTACGACACCGCCGTCATCAACGGGGCCAACCAGTACCTGCGGGCGCATTTCGATCTGTCCCCGGCCCAGGAGGGATTCGCGGGGGCCAGCGCGATCATCGGCTGCATTCCAGGGGCGATGGCGGCGGGGTTCCTGAGCGACCGTTTCGGACGGCGCAAGGTGGTGTTCCTGTGCGCCATCCTCTTCGCCCTCTCGGCGCTGCTTTCGGCGGTGCCCCGGACCTTCGCCGAGTTCCTCGCCGCCCGGTTTCTCGGCGGCCTGGGTCTGGGCGCGTGCTCGATGGTGTGCCCGGTCTATGTCTCGGAACTCGCCCCGGCCCGGAAGCGGGGCGCGCTGGGTGCCCTCTTCCAGTTGGGGATCGTCACCGGGATCTTCCTCACCCTGTTCATCAATGCCTGGATCCAGGGCTGGGGAGACGACTCATGGAACCGCACCGCGGGGTGGCGGTGGATGTTCGGGGCGGAACTGTTCCCGGCGTTGCTGCTGCTCGGACTGATCCTGCGGGCGCCGGAAAGTCCGAGATGGCTTCTGCAGGCCGGACGCGACGAGGAGGCCCGAGGGGTCCTCCAGGCGGTGGGCGGACGGGAACACGCCGAACGCGAGATCGTCGCCGTGCGGGAGGTGCTGGCCACCGGGGAGGGGCGCTTCGGCGAATTGTTCAGCCCACGCTTCCGCGTCCCCCTGATCCTCGCGGTGGCGCTGATGGCCTTCTCCCAGTTCAGCGGCATCAACGCCATCATGTACTACTCGACGCGGATCTTCACCGCCGCGGGCATCGGCGTCCGGGACGCCTTTCAGGCCTCGGTCCTGGTCGGCACCATCAATCTCCTGTTCACCTTCGTGGCCATCGCCCTGGTGGACCGGGCCGGGCGGCGTCCGCTGCTGCTCATCGGCCTCGCCGTGCAGGTCATCGCCCTGACCACGGTCGGAGTGCTGTTCGCCTCCGGGTCCGGGACGGTCCTCTTGCTGCCCGCCATCCTGGCGTTCATCGCCGCGTTCGCCATGGCCCTCGGGCCCATCCCCTGGATTGTCTGCTCGGAAGTGTTTCCCACCCGCATCCGCGGACGGGCCATGGCGGTGGCCACCTTCACCATCTGGACCGCCTGTTTCGCCGTGGCCCAGACCTTCCCCATGCTCAACGACCATCCCGCTGTCGGACCGGCCCGGACGTTCTGGATCTACGCCGGATGCAGCCTGGCCGCCCTGCTGTTCGTCTGGCGCCGCCTGCCCGAAACCCGCGGACGCACCCTCGAGGACATCGAACGGAGCTGGTGA
- a CDS encoding zinc-binding alcohol dehydrogenase family protein produces MKALQLTEPRSFHLIDLPEPPPPGPGEALLRVHQVGICGTDYSGYLGKMPFFSYPRIPGHELGVEVTAVGEDVTHLKPGDRASVEPYISCYRCHACQRGHTNCCEHNQTLGVHCDGGLRPYFTVPARKVHPSTRLTFEQLALVETLAIGCHAVNRAAPQPSETVLVVGAGPIGLSAIEFARLSGARTVVMDMNEDRLAFVRDRLGVSDTLLSRGDGQELTALRDLTGGALADVTIDATGSHHSMSTSLEYCAFAGRWVYVGITQEKVSFLHAPIFHRREITLLASRNALPDDFTRIIRAIEDGHLRTDPWITHRTTLEAVPEIFPTYLLPETRVIKALVEVTA; encoded by the coding sequence ATGAAGGCCCTTCAACTCACCGAACCCCGTTCCTTCCACCTCATCGACCTCCCCGAACCGCCCCCGCCCGGACCCGGAGAAGCCCTGCTCCGCGTCCATCAGGTCGGCATCTGCGGGACCGATTACAGCGGCTACCTCGGGAAAATGCCGTTCTTCTCGTACCCCCGCATCCCCGGCCACGAACTCGGTGTCGAAGTCACCGCCGTCGGCGAAGACGTCACCCACCTCAAACCCGGCGACCGGGCCTCCGTCGAGCCCTACATCAGTTGTTACCGCTGCCACGCCTGCCAGCGCGGACACACCAACTGCTGCGAGCACAACCAGACCCTCGGCGTCCACTGCGATGGCGGTCTCCGCCCGTACTTCACCGTCCCCGCCCGCAAGGTCCATCCCTCCACCCGCCTGACCTTCGAACAGCTCGCCCTGGTCGAAACCCTCGCCATCGGCTGTCATGCCGTGAACCGCGCCGCCCCCCAGCCCAGCGAAACCGTCCTCGTCGTCGGCGCCGGTCCCATCGGACTCTCGGCCATCGAATTCGCCCGCCTCAGCGGCGCCCGCACCGTGGTCATGGACATGAACGAGGATCGGCTCGCCTTCGTCCGCGACCGCCTCGGCGTCTCCGACACCCTCCTCTCCCGCGGCGACGGACAGGAACTCACCGCCCTCCGCGACCTCACGGGCGGCGCCCTGGCGGACGTGACCATCGACGCCACCGGCTCCCACCACTCGATGAGCACCTCCCTCGAATACTGCGCCTTCGCCGGACGCTGGGTGTACGTCGGCATCACCCAGGAGAAGGTCTCCTTCCTTCACGCCCCGATCTTTCACCGCCGCGAAATCACCCTCCTCGCCAGCCGCAACGCCCTCCCCGACGACTTCACCCGCATCATCCGGGCCATCGAAGACGGTCACCTCCGCACCGATCCCTGGATCACCCACCGCACCACCCTCGAAGCCGTCCCGGAAATCTTCCCCACCTACCTCCTCCCCGAGACCCGCGTCATCAAAGCCCTGGTCGAAGTCACAGCCTGA
- the der gene encoding ribosome biogenesis GTPase Der yields the protein MPGVLAIVGRPNVGKSALFNRIAGRRIAIVHDLPGVTRDRVTAEVEWNGRPFTLIDTGGLGLRRGEKAQDAITQAAMEQASVAIESADAIILVVNVQEGLVPLDAEVAARLREAGKPVLLAANKSDNERVAAGAVDFASLGFDRLFPVSAIHGRGVEALMRAALDHLPEPGPDTASIRPAPAESDPSADPETAADRPRDPDAPLKLAIVGRPNVGKSSLINALTQSNRVVVSAVPGTTRDAVDVPFEIETEGRRERYVLVDTAGVRKRRSIDNSIEFFSVKRTEEAIGRCDIAILVLDAADGIREQDKKIGALITEARRACIVVVNKWDMVEENVREAREREMQRRESGVRKGRNTEMPMTTLGEFGRWVQEKLFFLDYAPVIFTSAASGFHLDRLLEAVRYVAAQLHQHVPTAVLNRTLHDAVTRRQPITPRGDRLKFYYATQIGQAPPRFVLFVNRNDILDRPYEKYLSGSLRTAFGYEGCPLVLILRARPKTIESVRKDRPAPKGRKVSSRPPARARSDRSARPAKPTRRGKIRGRR from the coding sequence GTGCCAGGAGTCCTCGCCATTGTCGGCCGGCCGAACGTCGGCAAGTCGGCCCTCTTCAACCGCATCGCCGGTCGCCGGATCGCCATCGTCCACGACCTCCCCGGGGTCACGCGCGACCGCGTGACCGCCGAGGTCGAGTGGAACGGCCGTCCTTTCACCCTGATCGACACCGGCGGCCTCGGACTGCGGCGCGGCGAAAAGGCCCAGGACGCCATCACCCAGGCGGCCATGGAACAGGCCTCCGTCGCCATCGAATCCGCCGACGCCATCATCCTGGTGGTCAACGTCCAGGAAGGACTCGTCCCGCTCGATGCCGAGGTCGCCGCCCGCCTCCGCGAAGCCGGCAAACCCGTGCTCCTCGCCGCCAACAAGTCCGACAACGAACGCGTCGCCGCGGGTGCCGTGGACTTCGCATCGCTCGGCTTCGACCGCCTCTTCCCCGTCAGCGCCATCCACGGGCGCGGCGTCGAGGCGCTCATGCGGGCCGCCCTCGATCACCTGCCCGAACCCGGACCAGACACCGCATCGATTCGCCCCGCGCCTGCGGAATCCGACCCGTCCGCGGACCCGGAGACGGCCGCGGATCGTCCCCGCGATCCGGACGCCCCGCTGAAGCTCGCCATCGTGGGCCGGCCCAACGTCGGCAAGTCCTCCCTCATCAACGCCCTCACCCAATCGAACCGGGTGGTGGTCAGCGCCGTTCCCGGCACCACCCGCGACGCCGTCGATGTCCCGTTCGAGATCGAGACCGAGGGACGCCGCGAACGCTACGTCCTGGTCGATACCGCCGGGGTGCGGAAGCGGCGCAGCATCGACAACTCCATCGAGTTCTTCAGCGTCAAGCGCACCGAGGAGGCCATCGGCCGTTGCGACATCGCCATCCTGGTGCTCGACGCCGCCGACGGAATCCGCGAGCAGGACAAGAAGATCGGCGCCCTCATCACCGAGGCCCGTCGCGCCTGCATCGTGGTGGTGAACAAATGGGACATGGTGGAAGAGAACGTCCGCGAGGCCCGTGAACGGGAAATGCAGCGCCGCGAGTCCGGCGTCCGCAAGGGCCGCAACACCGAAATGCCCATGACCACCCTCGGCGAGTTCGGCCGCTGGGTGCAGGAGAAGCTCTTCTTCCTCGACTACGCCCCGGTGATCTTCACCTCGGCCGCCTCGGGCTTCCATCTCGATCGCCTCCTCGAAGCGGTGCGCTACGTCGCCGCCCAGCTCCACCAGCACGTCCCCACCGCCGTCCTCAACCGGACCCTTCACGACGCCGTCACCCGCCGCCAGCCGATCACCCCGCGGGGCGACCGCCTCAAATTCTATTACGCCACCCAGATCGGCCAGGCGCCGCCGCGCTTCGTCCTCTTCGTCAATCGCAACGACATCCTCGACCGCCCTTACGAGAAATATCTCTCCGGCTCGCTGCGCACCGCCTTCGGCTACGAGGGTTGTCCCCTCGTCCTCATCCTTCGCGCCCGACCCAAGACCATCGAATCCGTCCGCAAGGACCGCCCCGCCCCAAAGGGACGCAAGGTCTCCAGCCGACCGCCCGCCCGCGCCCGATCCGACCGATCCGCCCGCCCCGCCAAACCCACCCGGCGCGGCAAGATCCGGGGCCGCCGGTAG
- a CDS encoding cyclase family protein translates to MTHTLDPDFPTFGGDAQVTVRTVSTLAADGWNMREWQFNEHTGTHLDAPLHRTAGGMSVDAVPVEALIGPLAVIDLRARAERDPDTPLTPDDVRGWEARHGRLPDGAIVALCSGWGAHARSARFRGADAAGRLHFPGFHEFRAGHGVIEARIGTEMGNEQMAKLLPEKIGSEFRKERVVPADLREPGKIAVRSMNDRPMAKGQ, encoded by the coding sequence TTGACGCACACCCTTGACCCGGATTTCCCGACTTTCGGGGGCGACGCCCAGGTGACGGTCCGCACGGTGTCCACGCTGGCGGCCGACGGATGGAACATGCGCGAGTGGCAGTTCAACGAGCACACGGGGACGCACCTGGATGCGCCGCTGCACCGCACCGCGGGCGGGATGTCCGTCGATGCAGTGCCGGTCGAGGCGCTGATCGGGCCACTGGCGGTGATCGATCTGCGGGCCAGGGCGGAACGGGACCCGGACACCCCCTTGACCCCGGACGATGTGCGGGGGTGGGAGGCGCGGCACGGACGGCTTCCTGACGGGGCGATCGTGGCGTTGTGCAGCGGTTGGGGGGCGCATGCGCGTTCGGCGAGGTTCCGGGGCGCCGATGCGGCGGGCCGGTTGCACTTTCCCGGGTTCCATGAATTTCGGGCAGGACACGGAGTGATCGAGGCGCGTATCGGAACCGAGATGGGTAACGAGCAAATGGCGAAGCTCTTGCCCGAAAAGATCGGCTCAGAGTTCCGGAAAGAGCGGGTTGTGCCAGCGGACCTCCGGGAACCGGGCAAAATCGCTGTCCGCAGTATGAACGACCGCCCGATGGCGAAGGGCCAATGA
- a CDS encoding GIY-YIG nuclease family protein has protein sequence MEYPPDKPILLKQLADDLGFHPSSVRKAIVRRGLVPFRLSDEPNKPLYLKGSDAEAFKKQIESERDNTFHPHPGRLAGRVSGVYFIEVPSYDGAVRIKIGWSENFTERYATYRTIVPDLRIKGFWPTSDAWSERAALKCAEHIGRRLHHELFEFADSQKALESISELFAKLGMQNKVFDIVIRNDTEQTAET, from the coding sequence ATGGAATACCCGCCCGATAAGCCTATTCTCCTCAAGCAGCTCGCTGATGATCTTGGATTCCACCCGTCATCTGTCCGGAAGGCAATTGTCAGACGCGGCCTAGTTCCATTTAGACTCTCAGACGAACCAAACAAGCCGCTTTATCTCAAGGGTTCGGATGCTGAGGCCTTCAAGAAGCAAATAGAATCAGAGAGAGACAATACATTTCACCCGCACCCTGGCAGATTGGCTGGCAGAGTGTCGGGAGTCTATTTTATAGAGGTGCCTTCTTACGACGGGGCAGTTCGCATCAAGATCGGCTGGAGCGAAAACTTCACGGAGCGCTATGCTACGTACAGAACAATAGTCCCTGACTTGCGCATAAAGGGCTTTTGGCCCACTAGCGATGCTTGGTCTGAGAGAGCAGCACTCAAATGCGCTGAGCACATTGGCAGGAGACTTCACCATGAATTGTTTGAATTCGCGGATAGTCAGAAGGCGCTAGAATCCATAAGCGAGTTGTTTGCCAAATTGGGCATGCAAAACAAGGTGTTTGACATCGTCATTCGCAACGATACAGAGCAGACTGCGGAGACCTGA
- a CDS encoding antitoxin, translated as MRTTVTLDPDVERMLRDRVRATRSSFKQVLNNAVREGLQDKRGSRTKTRFVVEARPLRLRAGIDPARLGEVADELEIEAFLRTSGRLNARKSP; from the coding sequence ATGCGAACGACGGTCACGTTGGACCCCGACGTCGAGCGGATGCTCCGGGATCGGGTCCGCGCTACCCGATCCAGCTTCAAACAGGTGCTCAACAACGCGGTGCGCGAAGGGCTTCAGGACAAGCGAGGCTCCCGGACAAAGACGAGGTTTGTCGTCGAGGCCCGGCCCCTCCGGCTTCGGGCGGGGATCGATCCCGCCCGCCTCGGCGAGGTGGCCGACGAACTTGAGATCGAGGCGTTTCTCCGGACCTCGGGTCGCTTGAACGCCCGGAAGTCACCATGA
- a CDS encoding methyltransferase domain-containing protein: protein MSRAPSVAFDREHAAAYDQRFARLAAMRDALHLLISAVFADLPGDARVLLVGVGTGHELMYLARKFPQWRFVAVEPSAPMLDLCRQKAVEDGIAPRCEFHQGYLDSLPASPAFHAATSLLVSQFILAPSDRVGFFRAIASRLRPGGLLVSADLASDTTSGTYQRLLEVWLRLMRETGSPPEQIEKLRVTYGRDVAVLPTQEVGSIIAAGGFEEPVIFLQTVLIHAWQARTPGPASSSVTTCV, encoded by the coding sequence ATGTCCCGTGCACCTTCAGTCGCCTTCGATCGCGAACATGCGGCCGCCTACGATCAGCGCTTTGCCAGGCTGGCGGCCATGCGCGATGCGTTGCACCTGCTGATCAGCGCCGTGTTCGCCGACCTGCCCGGCGATGCACGTGTTCTGCTGGTCGGCGTGGGAACCGGGCATGAATTGATGTACCTCGCGCGGAAGTTCCCTCAGTGGCGCTTCGTGGCGGTGGAACCTTCCGCACCAATGCTGGACCTCTGCCGCCAGAAGGCCGTCGAGGACGGGATTGCTCCCCGCTGCGAGTTTCACCAGGGCTACCTGGACTCGCTTCCTGCCTCCCCGGCATTTCATGCGGCGACCTCTCTGCTGGTATCTCAGTTCATTCTCGCACCATCGGACCGGGTTGGATTCTTCCGGGCGATTGCCAGCCGGTTGCGGCCGGGGGGACTCCTGGTCAGCGCCGACCTGGCGTCGGATACGACATCCGGGACCTATCAGAGGCTTCTGGAGGTCTGGCTCCGCCTGATGCGGGAGACCGGAAGTCCGCCCGAGCAGATCGAAAAGCTTCGAGTCACCTATGGACGCGACGTGGCGGTTCTACCAACGCAGGAAGTAGGGTCCATCATCGCCGCAGGCGGCTTCGAAGAGCCGGTCATCTTTCTCCAGACCGTCCTCATCCATGCGTGGCAGGCACGGACTCCGGGGCCCGCCAGTTCCTCGGTGACGACATGCGTGTGA
- a CDS encoding PIN domain-containing protein, which produces MTHLFDTTALLAHYLAENGAERVQALLEDERVVVGVSILSLYEFELRLHHLGLDEPTRAGELDRYRELLDRVVDVHEAVRGEAIRLRTRAIAHISAMDALIGATASLHGATLVHRDPHFSAIPTALLCQELLPAKRTSPPPDCS; this is translated from the coding sequence ATGACGCATCTGTTCGACACCACCGCCCTCCTGGCGCATTACCTCGCGGAGAATGGCGCCGAGCGCGTGCAGGCGTTGTTGGAGGATGAGAGGGTGGTCGTCGGTGTTTCGATCCTCTCGCTCTATGAGTTTGAACTGCGCCTGCATCACCTGGGGCTTGATGAGCCGACCCGGGCCGGAGAACTGGACCGCTATCGCGAACTGCTCGACCGGGTCGTGGACGTGCATGAAGCGGTCCGCGGCGAGGCCATTCGCCTGCGCACCCGTGCCATCGCGCATATCTCGGCCATGGATGCGTTGATCGGGGCCACCGCGTCGTTGCATGGGGCGACACTGGTCCATCGTGATCCCCACTTTTCCGCCATTCCGACGGCGTTGTTGTGCCAGGAACTGCTGCCCGCCAAGAGAACCAGTCCACCCCCCGACTGTTCATGA
- a CDS encoding DUF1501 domain-containing protein, with amino-acid sequence MNHPLLYRRAFIRSLVGSSMLLPGIVSNLLAESGSAAPAAADPLAPKPPHFPARAKRVIFIFSNGGVSHMDTFDHKPALFAADGKTMGVGGGLSNQLRRLLRPGWEFHPGGRCGTLVSDLFPHLRERMDDVCLIRSMKSDDNEHYQATLAIHTGSFFFSRPSIGSWISYGLGTFNRNLPSFMVLSAGSPYAGTQIFNNDFLPAYHQGVRVVPGREPIANLDPRTPRRELQELELGLAGAFNQRHLQSRGHDSELAARLRAFETAFHMQTEAREVFDLSQESDATHELYGMQRGQTDGFGWPCLVARRLAESGVRFIEIVDGTSSHNWDQHGDMAEHAKHARNIDQPIAGLLTDLKQRGLLDDTLVVWTTEFGRTPGVDGEKGRGHHSSCFSSWMAGGGVKGGMVHGTTDDIGATVTGDLVHVHDFHATILHLLGIDHERLTFRHGGRDYRLTDVHGHVVHELLM; translated from the coding sequence ATGAACCACCCCCTCCTTTACCGCCGTGCCTTCATCCGTTCGCTGGTCGGCAGCTCGATGCTGCTGCCCGGCATCGTGTCCAACCTCCTCGCCGAGTCCGGTTCCGCCGCCCCCGCCGCGGCCGATCCCCTTGCGCCCAAGCCGCCGCATTTCCCGGCCAGGGCCAAACGCGTCATCTTCATCTTCTCCAACGGCGGGGTGTCCCATATGGACACCTTCGACCACAAGCCCGCGCTCTTCGCCGCCGACGGCAAGACGATGGGCGTGGGGGGCGGCCTCTCAAACCAGCTCCGCCGCCTGCTCCGGCCCGGCTGGGAGTTTCACCCGGGCGGACGCTGCGGCACGCTCGTCAGCGACCTCTTCCCCCACCTGCGCGAGCGCATGGACGACGTCTGCCTCATCCGCTCGATGAAGTCCGATGACAACGAACACTACCAGGCCACGCTCGCCATCCACACGGGCTCGTTCTTCTTCTCCCGCCCGAGCATCGGCTCCTGGATCAGCTACGGCCTCGGCACCTTCAACCGCAACCTGCCCTCGTTCATGGTGCTCTCCGCCGGGTCGCCCTACGCCGGCACGCAGATCTTCAACAACGATTTCCTGCCCGCCTACCACCAGGGCGTGCGCGTCGTGCCCGGCAGGGAACCCATCGCCAACCTCGATCCCCGCACCCCGCGCCGCGAATTGCAGGAACTGGAACTGGGCCTGGCCGGCGCGTTCAACCAGCGCCACCTCCAATCCCGCGGCCACGACAGCGAACTGGCCGCGCGCCTCCGCGCCTTCGAAACCGCCTTCCACATGCAGACCGAGGCGCGCGAAGTGTTCGACCTGTCGCAGGAAAGTGACGCCACCCATGAACTCTACGGCATGCAGCGCGGACAAACCGACGGCTTCGGCTGGCCCTGCCTCGTCGCCCGCCGGCTCGCCGAGAGCGGCGTGCGCTTCATCGAGATCGTGGACGGCACCTCCAGCCACAACTGGGACCAGCACGGCGACATGGCCGAGCACGCCAAGCATGCCAGGAACATCGACCAGCCCATCGCCGGACTCCTGACCGATCTCAAGCAACGCGGCCTTCTCGACGACACGCTCGTCGTGTGGACCACCGAGTTCGGCCGCACGCCGGGCGTGGACGGCGAAAAGGGCCGGGGTCACCACAGTTCGTGCTTCTCCTCCTGGATGGCCGGCGGCGGGGTGAAGGGCGGCATGGTGCATGGCACCACCGACGACATTGGCGCGACCGTCACCGGGGACCTGGTCCACGTCCACGACTTCCATGCCACCATCCTGCATCTGCTCGGCATCGACCATGAGCGTCTGACCTTCCGCCACGGCGGACGTGACTACCGGCTCACGGATGTCCATGGCCACGTCGTGCACGAACTGCTGATGTGA